A single Elaeis guineensis isolate ETL-2024a chromosome 15, EG11, whole genome shotgun sequence DNA region contains:
- the LOC105035485 gene encoding dof zinc finger protein DOF5.7-like: MMVSPAADDSQTSGGRKTAAAATTTTTNPLHPPEQGLKCPRCDSPNTKFCYYNNYSLTQPRHFCKTCRRYWTKGGALRNVPVGGGCRKNKKSKSSASTRLPLDPADPIVGIPEHGSALKFLTGPSQPAVDFQLGVLPFSRLQLPTTSGVFSSSNNQFFSFADFPSATAISSPAVTTASSMVGFSYPISSVGLYGEMGGGLSSMVSSNTHSSIASSIESLSSINQDLHWKLQQQRLAMLFGVEAHKESTLSALPTPLLEKQPEPIAFQLPDCTRAEDCGGSGSRSGCVGTTETAAWFHESSYTMPASATNNSRDNNTSSSGNNNSSNWNGIPAWNDMPQFTTLP; encoded by the coding sequence ATGATGGTGTCTCCAGCAGCCGATGATTCTCAGACCTCAGGAGGGCGCAAAACAGCCGCCgccgccaccaccaccaccaccaaccCGCTGCACCCGCCGGAGCAAGGCCTCAAGTGCCCGCGGTGCGACTCACCTAATACCAAATTTTGCTACTACAACAACTACAGCCTCACCCAACCAAGACACTTCTGCAAGACCTGCCGCCGGTACTGGACCAAAGGTGGCGCCCTCCGCAACGTGCCTGTCGGCGGTGGCTGCCGCAAGAACAAGAAATCCAAATCGTCTGCCTCAACCCGCCTCCCCCTCGATCCCGCCGATCCCATCGTAGGGATCCCGGAACATGGCAGCGCCTTAAAATTCCTCACTGGGCCTTCCCAGCCTGCAGTTGACTTCCAGCTAGGCGTACTCCCCTTCTCAAGGCTACAACTTCCCACCACTTCTGGGGTCTTCAGCAGCAGCAACAACCAATTCTTCTCCTTTGCGGACTTTCCCTCCGCCACCGCTATCTCATCTCCGGCCGTCACAACGGCTTCTTCCATGGTGGGATTCAGTTACCCAATTTCTTCCGTTGGGTTGTACGGCGAGATGGGCGGCGGCCTTTCCTCGATGGTGAGCAGCAATACCCACAGTAGCATTGCTTCTTCCATTGAATCCTTGAGCTCTATAAACCAAGACCTTCACTGGAAGCTTCAGCAGCAAAGGCTGGCTATGTTATTTGGAGTGGAGGCCCATAAGGAGAGCACTTTGTCTGCTCTCCCAACCCCTCTTCTGGAGAAGCAGCCAGAGCCCATCGCCTTTCAGCTGCCTGACTGCACCAGAGCTGAGGATTGTGGAGGCAGTGGGTCGAGAAGTGGCTGCGTCGGCACTACCGAAACTGCAGCATGGTTTCATGAGAGTTCTTACACGATGCCTGCCTCCGCCACCAACAATTCCCGTGACAACAACACTAGCAGCAGCGGCAACAACAACTCAAGCAATTGGAATGGAATCCCTGCTTGGAACGACATGCCGCAGTTTACGACTTTGCCTTAG